GGCCTTACCGTAGGGTGCATGGCTATGATTCTTTCTGTCTCAATCCTTAACGGATTTGAATCTAGAGTGATAAATCGCATCATTGGTTTTGAAGGTGACATTCGCGTGAGTGCACTTACAGATTGGGCAAATGATGTAAATACGATTCAATCCATAGATGGGGTGAAAACAGTGATGCCATTTCAGGAACGAAAAGGATTGATTCTAGGGCGGGACGATGCCCAAAGGATGGTGCTCTTGAAAGCAGTAAATCCAGAATTGATTACATCATTTTATGAATTAAATATGATAACAGCAAAAGAAACGGACTTGCCGCAAGTATTTTTAGGCGAAATGACGGCGCGTAGACTAAACCTATCTATCGGAGATGGCTTACGAATTATGAGTCCCATCGACCAAGGGTCTGCATGGGGATTGCCTCGTCAAATCCAATGTGTGGTAGGCGGTGTATTCAGCGTCCAAGTTTTGGATTTGGATGATAAGATCGCATTTATTCCGGCTGAATTTGGGCGAAAATTATTTATTCGCAAAAATGGTCCCGATGGTTTAGATATTCGACTCAATGAAAATGATAATGCGGAAAAGGTTGCCGAATCAATCCGCCAACAATTCCCAAATGCAAAAGTAGAAACTTGGGGTGACCTTCACCGAGAATTATTTGGTGCCATGAAATTTGAACGAATCGGTGCTTTGGCTGTTCTCAGCTTAATCATCCTCGTGGCTTGTTTTAATTTGGTTACAACTCTGGTGCTGGTCACAGCTCAGAAAGTGCGGGAATTCGGTATTTTACAAGTTATGGGTACAACACAAGAATCGGTTCGATCCATTGTAATGCACCAAGGTGGCATGATTGGCGGTATGGGCATTGTAGCCGGAATTGGAATTGGGTTGTTGATGATAATGGTGCAAAATGTTTTTGGCATCGTTACACTGCCAGAGGACATTTATTTCACACCCACACTTCCCATGATTATTTTGACAAAAGATGTAATTACTATCTTGTCTATTTCAGTAGGAATGGTCATTTTATCCGCCTTCATTGCCGCCCGAAGGGCTTTGATGATTTCACCCATAGAAGCAGTCTATTTAGAAAAATGATTTTAAAAGCAGAAAATTTATCAAAATCCTTTCGTAATGGCGAAAAAACTTTGTCCGTTTTTCATGATATTTCCATGGAAATTGAGGTAGGTGATCTCATTACAATCATGGGTCCCAGCGGTTCGGGGAAATCAACATTGTTGAATATTTTAGGAACATTGGATAAACCCGATACTGGCTCTGTCCTAATGGATGGTGAGGATGTGGAAACGTTATCTCAAAATAAAATTGCCAAAATTCGGAATTCATACTTGGGATTTGTATTCCAATTTCACCACTTGTTGCCGGAATTCACTGCTTTAGAGAATGTGCTTATTCCCAATCAAATTGCGGGGAAAGATGGCAATACTGACAAAGGTAAAGAATTGTTGGCATATATTGGTCTTAGTGAAAGGATGGATCATTTTCCATCCCAACTATCGGGTGGAGAGCGTCTTCGTGTCGCTGTAATACGCGCCCTTATGAATGAGCCCAAACTAGTTTTGGCAGATGAACCTACCGGAAATCTCGATTTAGGGAATGCAAACAGATTGGTGGACCTATTTAAAAAGATCAATTATGATTTCAACCAAGCATTTGTAATCACAACCCATAATCCTGAAGTGGCAGCCATCGGAAATAAAAGATTTTATTTAGAGGGTGGAACACTTTCTTTTTCAGATAGTATTTGAATCTGAACTTTCCTTGTTTAATTTCACGGTAGTATGAAAGAAAATTTTTCCAAGCGCGTTCAAAATATTATGAAATATGCCAAAGAGGAAGCAATCCGTCTTGGGCATAGCTATGTCGGTTCAGAGCACTTACTCCTGGGCCTCCTGCGGGAGGATTCGGGACTCGGTGCCAAAATTTTTGATATTTATGACTGCGATATCGAAGATATCCGCGCAATGGTAGAGGACATGATCAAAACTTCCGGTGGCACAATGACCTTAGGCCATTTACCACTTACACGCCGGGCTGAACGTATCCTGAGAAATGCATTTAATGAGGCATCATCCGTTGGCGCCACAATTGCCGATGATGAGCACCTTTTGCTGGCCATGCTTAAAGAAACTGAGGGAATTGCTTATGAAGTTCTCAATGCCCACAATTTAGGTTATGATAGTGTTGTAGATTTAATTCAAGATGATAAACAGGCTCCTGAATCAAATGTACCTGCGAAAAGGAAAGAAAAAACAATTAAATCTAAAACGCCTGCCCTAGATCATTTTTCTAGGGACATTACTCGATTGGCGCGGCAGGGAAAACTTGACCCTGTCATTGGCCGAAGAGATGAAATTGAACGGGTGGCCCAGATTTTATCCCGGCGGAAAAAGAATAATCCTGTCTTAATTGGTGAACCGGGTGTTGGCAAAACAGCCATCATTGAAGGACTTGCCCAAAAAATTATAAATAAGGACGTCCCCCGTCTACTACACAATAAACGCATTTTATCTTTGGACTTGGCGGGACTTGTGGCTGGGACAAAATATCGTGGGCAGTTTGAAGAACGAATGAAAACAATCATGGTTGAGTTAGAGAAAACTGATAATTTGATATTATTCATTGATGAACTCCATACACTTGTGGGTGCCGGCGGTGCTTCAGGTTCATTGGATGCCTCCAATATGTTTAAACCAGCTTTAGCCCGAGGTGATATTCATTGTATTGGTGCGACAACCTTAGATGAATTCCGAAAATATATAGAAAAAGACGGCGCCTTAGAACGGCGTTTCCAAAAGATTACAGTGGCACCACCGTCAGAAGACGAATCCATTGCAATCCTAAAGGGACTTCAACTTAGTTATGAAAAACATCATAACGTGATTTATGATGACGATGCGATTGAAGCTTGTGTGCATTTGTCCCACCGTTATATCACCGATAAATATTTACCGGACAAAGCTATTGATATCATGGATGAGGCTGGTTCCCGATCTCATATGTTGAATATGAAAGTACCCCAAGAAGTCATTGATCTTGAATTGGAAATCGAAAAAGTTCGATCAGAAAAAGATTCAGTCGTGGTTGCGCAGAAATTTGAAGATGCCGCTAACCTTCGAGATACAGAACAAAAATTGATACGGAAGTTGAAAAATCTCCAGAAAGATTGGCAATTGGATGAAGCTTCCCATCCAATCCGCGTGACGGAAGATAGTATTGCCGATGTTGTTTCTATGATTACGCGAATTCCTGTAAGGAAAGTAGCTGAATCTGAAGGTCAAAAATTGCTGAAGATGAAGGATGAAATGTCCGAGAACATTGTTGGACAGGAACGGGCCATTAATGGATTAAGCCGAGCCATTCAACGGTCAAGAGCTGGATTGAAAAGTCCGAACCGTCCCATTGGTGTATTTTTATTTTTAGGTCCAACCGGCGTTGGAAAGACTGAAACAGCCAAAGTGTTGGCCAATTATCTTTTTAGTCATGGTGAGTCACTCATTAAATTAGATATGAGTGAATATGGAGAACGCTTTTCCGTTTCACGGCTTATCGGTGCACCACCGGGGTACGTGGGTTATGAAGAGGGGGGCGAATTAACGGAAAAAGTACGACGCAATCCTTATTCTGTAATTTTGTTTGATGAAATTGAAAAAGCACATCCTGATGTATTCAATGTGTTATTGCAATTATTTGATGAAGGTGTATTGACTGATGGATTGGGGCGGAAGGTCGACTTCCGAAATACGATTATAATTTTGACTTCTAATATTGGTACGAAAGAAATTCAAGGTGGCGGATCATTTGGTTTTGCAGAAGACTCAGAAGAGGCCAATTATGAAGCTATGCGAGACTGTATTTTGGACCGTGTTAAAGGCACCTTTAATCCTGAATTTTTAAATCGCCTTGATGAAACTATTGTTTATCACCCATTGACTAAAAAGAATGTATTGCAAATCATAGATTTGCAATTGATGGACCTTCATGAAAACTTGGATAAAATTGGATTAACGTTGTCTGTATCAAAAAAGGCAAAAATGTTAATAGTCGATAGAGGATTTAACGCTGAATATGGAGTTCGATTCCTACGGAGGGAAATACAAAGTTCCCTGGAAGACCCATTATCTGAATTATTGTTGGGAAAGGCTTTCAGCGGTTCAAAAGGCATCAAAGTTGACGCAAAGCAAAAAGAGTTAGAATTTTTACCTGTTAAGCCAAAATCCAGAAAAAAAGCACCAACTCAAAAAAAATCCAAAGAAGGAAAAAAACCAGCCAATTCCCTCGACTCTTAGACCTGGTTTCACCCCACGTCTGACATATGTAGTGACAATATAGCATAAGTCTGCCATATCGGTTGACTAATCTCCTTGGCACAGTAATTGACTTTAAGTGGACAGAATTTATTTTTCACCCACTTAAGGAGTAATAAAATGGGAAAAATTATCGGAATTGACCTTGGAACAACCAACTCATGTGTGGCCGTTCTTGAAGGTGGCGAACCAACTGTAATCACTAGTACTGAAGGTGGCCGTACTACACCGTCAATTGTAGCATTTACTAAAGATGGTGACCGAATTGTTGGTCAGCCGGCTAAACGCCAAGCAGTGACCAATCCACAAAATACTGTATTTTCAATTAAACGCTTTATGGGACGTACGTTCGATGAAGTGGGTACTGAAATTGAAGAAGTACCCTACCAAGTTGCTAAAGGCAAATCAGGTTCAGTCGTTGTAAAAGCAGGTGGTAAAGATTATACACCACCGGAAATCGGTGCGATGGTTTTGCAAAAACTAAAGCAGACTGCCGAAGAACATTTAGGAACAACAGTCACAGATGCTGTCATTACAGTTCCAGCTTATTTTAATGACTCTCAGCGTCAAGCAACCAAAGATGCTGGTAAAATTGCCGGACTGAATGTTCGCCGAATAATTAATGAGCCAACGGCTGCTTCACTTGCTTATGGTATGGATAAGAAAAAAGAAGAAACAATCGCCGTATTTGACTTAGGCGGAGGTACGTTTGATATTTCTATCCTTGAATTAGGAGACGGTGTTTTTGAAGTAAAATCTACAAATGGAGACACTCACCTGGGTGGTGACGACTTCGACCAAAAAGTGATTAACTGGATTGCGTCTGAATTCAAAAAGAGTGACGGCATTGATCTGAAGAAAGATCCCATGGCATTGCAGCGTTTGCGTGAAGCTGCAGAAACTGCTAAAACAGAACTTTCCAGTTCTAAACAAACTGAAATTAACTTGCCTTTTATTACGGCAGATTCCTCCGGACCAAAGCACTTAAACCTGACTCTTACTCGTGCCAAGTTTGAAGAATTGGTTTCAGACCTTATTGAGAGAACGGTTAATCCTTGTCTCAAAGCGATTAAAGATGCGGGTCTTTCTGCTTCTGATATCCATGAAGTAATTCTTGTTGGTGGTTCATCGCGGATTCCAAAAATCCAGGAAAAAGTCAAAGAAATCTTTGGAAAAGAACCAAACAAAAGTGTGAATCCTGATGAAGTTGTTGCCCTTGGGGCTGCAATCCAAGGTGGCGTGTTGGCCGGCGATGTAGATGATATTCTGCTTCTGGACGTAACTCCGCTTTCCTTAGGGATTGAAACTTTAGGCAGTGTTTCTACCAAATTGATTGAAAGAAACACAACTATTCCAACCAAAAAATCGCAAGTATTTTCAACAGCGGCGGATAACCAGACCACTGTTGAAATTCATGTTTTGCAAGGTGAACGAGAAATGGCTGTGGATAATAAAACGATCGGCCGTTTTCATTTAGACGGTATGCCGCCCGCACCCCGTGGTGTTCCCCAAATTGAAGTATCCTTTGACATTGATGCCAATGGTATCCTGAATGTCCATGCTAAAGATAAAGCAACGGGTAAGGAACAGAGCATTCGTATTGAAGCATCTAGCGGCCTTTCCGATTCGGAAGTGGATAAAATGGTGAATGATGGAAAAAAATACGAAGGTGAAGATAAAGCTAAGCGTGAAATGATCGATATGCAAAACCAGGCTGAACAGTTGATTTATCAGACTGAAAAGAATCTGGAAGAATATAAAGATAAGTTGGATGAAGGCGAAAAGAAATCCCTGGAAGATTCAGTGGCTAAAGTAAAAACAGCCAATGAAGGATCCAGTTCCGATGATCTTAAAGCTGCAATTGACGAGCTGAATACTGCTTGGAATGGCGTCGCTTCAAAAATGTATGAAGCAGCCAAAGAAGAAGGAGCTGCACCAGATGCGGAGGCACCTCAGGGTGAACCGAAATCAAAGTCTAAGAAAAAAGACGATGCTGAAATCGAAGATGCAGACTTTGAAGTTGTAGACTAAATTTCCGTCAAAAATCAAACTGAAAAAAGCGTTCCAACTTTGGGACGCTTTTTTTGTTTATGGAACTGAAGACACGTAACTTCATATGAGAGTCAAAGCGATTCATCTGATAATGAACAAACGCCAAACCATTTATTTAATCCTTGCCTTCGCAATTAGTATTGCGGGCTTTTTGCTTTTTAGACCAGGCGTTTGGCAAGATCGTATAGAATCCTACCTCAATGAACAAGTTAATGAGAAAGGGTGGACAATCGAGATCAACGATCTTTCTGGTCATTTATTTTCTACACTTTATTCTGAAAATGTTTCTCTTATTCATGAAAATGGTGCAACCGTATTTTTACCTAGTATAATGACGAGAATTAAAGTAGCACCTCTTTTAAAAGGCCGAATTGAAATCGACCAATTATCCGTTTCCCACGCGGCTATTCAACCCTATTTCAAGCCTAATGACGATTCTACTTCCATCGATTCGTTTAATTTTGCGCCAGAGAATATTCCTCTAAATATTCGCCAATTAAATGTGGATGGAAATATATACATCCCTTTTGATGACTCCAGTCGAACTGTTCATTTCTTGATTGCGGGAAGTGTGGGTGACGGTAAGGATGAAATGGTCATCGATTTACAGGAATTTGAAGTTTATTGTGCAAGTCCCAGAATTGACATAGTTATTAATAATATTAGTGGGAGTTTGTCATCTAAAGAGTTGGAAGTTGATATAAAAAATGCAATCATAAATGGGTTCAATGTGAGTGGTCATTTTGATTATGACAGAGGTGAAAAGTCTACCATTCGATCACAATTGGAATTGTCGGAATATGAAATTCCTACGCAAATATTTTCAAAGTTACCCCTCCAGCCAAATTTGTCTAAACTTTCGGCAACCTTTCATTTTGAATCTGATCTTACCCATTATGTGGGGGACCTGTTTATAAGGAATGATCTTGGGTTAGATATGGGTGGAAGTTTTGACCTTGTAAGGCATGCCGAATATTTTCGATTGGAATCCTTGGAATTGGCCGGTAATGATGCAAAATTTAAATTACAGGGATTATTTGAGGATAAAGGAAGATTCAATGGTACTGCTCAACTTGAAGCATTGGATGTGAGCCAATGGATTCTGGACCAACCCAAAACAAATTTATCTGGTTATGTTTTGGTCAATGGTGAAGCACATGAAACGACAATCACGTCCTTGGATATTAATGCTGAAATAAGTGAATCTTTACTATTTGACCGAGAGGCATCTTCATTTTCTGGTGGAATTTCCTATAAAGATTTTAAGTTGAACATTACCAATCCCATCACTATGTCAATTGGTCCTTCAATCGTGTCGGTAATTGGAACCACCAATTTTGAAGATAATTCGGTGAATCTCGAATTTAATCTCACTGATGCATCCACATTTTTAATTAATAATTTTTGGGCTGATTCATTATCTGGTGGTAGGGCAACTGGATCGCTAAAACTCAATGGTTCAATAGATACCTTAGGTGTATCAACAGACTTGGTTATTGTCGGTCTTGAGTATAATAATATATCTCTATCATCATTTGAATTGTTGGGTAATCTGGATAATTTAAATGCGTTTAGCGGTGGTGCTATAAAGGTAAAGTTTGGCAATGGCACATGG
This genomic window from Candidatus Neomarinimicrobiota bacterium contains:
- a CDS encoding FtsX-like permease family protein, with the translated sequence MNFPFAIARRFMLGGKGAGPSRLTGWIAIIGLTVGCMAMILSVSILNGFESRVINRIIGFEGDIRVSALTDWANDVNTIQSIDGVKTVMPFQERKGLILGRDDAQRMVLLKAVNPELITSFYELNMITAKETDLPQVFLGEMTARRLNLSIGDGLRIMSPIDQGSAWGLPRQIQCVVGGVFSVQVLDLDDKIAFIPAEFGRKLFIRKNGPDGLDIRLNENDNAEKVAESIRQQFPNAKVETWGDLHRELFGAMKFERIGALAVLSLIILVACFNLVTTLVLVTAQKVREFGILQVMGTTQESVRSIVMHQGGMIGGMGIVAGIGIGLLMIMVQNVFGIVTLPEDIYFTPTLPMIILTKDVITILSISVGMVILSAFIAARRALMISPIEAVYLEK
- a CDS encoding ABC transporter ATP-binding protein, translating into MLKAENLSKSFRNGEKTLSVFHDISMEIEVGDLITIMGPSGSGKSTLLNILGTLDKPDTGSVLMDGEDVETLSQNKIAKIRNSYLGFVFQFHHLLPEFTALENVLIPNQIAGKDGNTDKGKELLAYIGLSERMDHFPSQLSGGERLRVAVIRALMNEPKLVLADEPTGNLDLGNANRLVDLFKKINYDFNQAFVITTHNPEVAAIGNKRFYLEGGTLSFSDSI
- a CDS encoding ATP-dependent Clp protease ATP-binding subunit, whose product is MKENFSKRVQNIMKYAKEEAIRLGHSYVGSEHLLLGLLREDSGLGAKIFDIYDCDIEDIRAMVEDMIKTSGGTMTLGHLPLTRRAERILRNAFNEASSVGATIADDEHLLLAMLKETEGIAYEVLNAHNLGYDSVVDLIQDDKQAPESNVPAKRKEKTIKSKTPALDHFSRDITRLARQGKLDPVIGRRDEIERVAQILSRRKKNNPVLIGEPGVGKTAIIEGLAQKIINKDVPRLLHNKRILSLDLAGLVAGTKYRGQFEERMKTIMVELEKTDNLILFIDELHTLVGAGGASGSLDASNMFKPALARGDIHCIGATTLDEFRKYIEKDGALERRFQKITVAPPSEDESIAILKGLQLSYEKHHNVIYDDDAIEACVHLSHRYITDKYLPDKAIDIMDEAGSRSHMLNMKVPQEVIDLELEIEKVRSEKDSVVVAQKFEDAANLRDTEQKLIRKLKNLQKDWQLDEASHPIRVTEDSIADVVSMITRIPVRKVAESEGQKLLKMKDEMSENIVGQERAINGLSRAIQRSRAGLKSPNRPIGVFLFLGPTGVGKTETAKVLANYLFSHGESLIKLDMSEYGERFSVSRLIGAPPGYVGYEEGGELTEKVRRNPYSVILFDEIEKAHPDVFNVLLQLFDEGVLTDGLGRKVDFRNTIIILTSNIGTKEIQGGGSFGFAEDSEEANYEAMRDCILDRVKGTFNPEFLNRLDETIVYHPLTKKNVLQIIDLQLMDLHENLDKIGLTLSVSKKAKMLIVDRGFNAEYGVRFLRREIQSSLEDPLSELLLGKAFSGSKGIKVDAKQKELEFLPVKPKSRKKAPTQKKSKEGKKPANSLDS
- the dnaK gene encoding molecular chaperone DnaK, whose amino-acid sequence is MGKIIGIDLGTTNSCVAVLEGGEPTVITSTEGGRTTPSIVAFTKDGDRIVGQPAKRQAVTNPQNTVFSIKRFMGRTFDEVGTEIEEVPYQVAKGKSGSVVVKAGGKDYTPPEIGAMVLQKLKQTAEEHLGTTVTDAVITVPAYFNDSQRQATKDAGKIAGLNVRRIINEPTAASLAYGMDKKKEETIAVFDLGGGTFDISILELGDGVFEVKSTNGDTHLGGDDFDQKVINWIASEFKKSDGIDLKKDPMALQRLREAAETAKTELSSSKQTEINLPFITADSSGPKHLNLTLTRAKFEELVSDLIERTVNPCLKAIKDAGLSASDIHEVILVGGSSRIPKIQEKVKEIFGKEPNKSVNPDEVVALGAAIQGGVLAGDVDDILLLDVTPLSLGIETLGSVSTKLIERNTTIPTKKSQVFSTAADNQTTVEIHVLQGEREMAVDNKTIGRFHLDGMPPAPRGVPQIEVSFDIDANGILNVHAKDKATGKEQSIRIEASSGLSDSEVDKMVNDGKKYEGEDKAKREMIDMQNQAEQLIYQTEKNLEEYKDKLDEGEKKSLEDSVAKVKTANEGSSSDDLKAAIDELNTAWNGVASKMYEAAKEEGAAPDAEAPQGEPKSKSKKKDDAEIEDADFEVVD